Proteins from a single region of Vulgatibacter sp.:
- a CDS encoding c-type cytochrome translates to MRRHSMLILAVLALAGCRGGTSEEPPVLPPPKALDHYILPVTNMNDQPKYTAQGKNDFWPDASDNRLPPENTVARGALKADPAFYRGIGADGQPVTEYPMELTPALLARGQERYDIYCSACHDRTGSGQGLVPKRGWIAPPSFYDQRLLGFGPGQFYQVISQGVRTMPAYAKQIPEADRWAIVAYIQALQTAATASLDDVPAEQRTNLR, encoded by the coding sequence ATGCGTCGCCACTCGATGCTCATCCTCGCGGTGCTGGCGTTGGCCGGCTGCCGGGGCGGCACCTCGGAGGAACCGCCGGTTCTTCCGCCGCCCAAGGCGCTCGACCATTACATCCTGCCGGTCACCAACATGAACGACCAGCCGAAGTACACGGCGCAGGGCAAGAACGACTTCTGGCCCGACGCCTCGGACAACCGGCTGCCGCCCGAGAACACGGTGGCTCGTGGCGCGCTCAAGGCCGACCCGGCCTTCTACCGGGGCATCGGCGCCGACGGGCAGCCCGTCACCGAGTACCCGATGGAGCTGACCCCGGCGCTGCTCGCCAGGGGCCAGGAGCGCTACGACATCTACTGCTCGGCCTGCCACGACCGCACCGGCAGCGGCCAGGGCCTGGTCCCGAAGCGCGGCTGGATCGCACCGCCGAGCTTCTACGACCAGCGGCTCCTCGGCTTCGGCCCGGGCCAGTTCTACCAGGTGATCAGCCAGGGCGTTCGCACCATGCCTGCGTACGCCAAGCAGATCCCCGAGGCGGATCGCTGGGCCATCGTCGCCTACATCCAGGCGCTCCAGACTGCCGCAACCGCTTCGCTCGACGACGTCCCGGCCGAGCAGAGGACCAACCTGCGATGA
- a CDS encoding DUF3341 domain-containing protein gives MAKLKVLVAEFDTPAQIVEAAGAVSDAGYRDFDTHTPFPIHGLDRAMKVPGSKLGWIVFAHGLLGFSVALALQWWTSAVDYPMVIGGKPYFSYQAFVPVCFALTILFSAFGTVFGMFFLNSLPRWFHPVLAHPDFRRATDDKFFLSIESTDPKFDATRTRALLEQIGGKRVALVESP, from the coding sequence ATGGCCAAGCTCAAGGTCCTCGTCGCAGAGTTCGACACGCCGGCGCAGATCGTCGAGGCGGCCGGTGCGGTTTCGGATGCGGGGTATCGCGACTTCGATACCCACACGCCGTTCCCCATCCACGGCCTCGACCGGGCGATGAAGGTCCCCGGTTCGAAGCTGGGCTGGATCGTCTTCGCCCACGGCCTGCTCGGCTTCTCGGTCGCGCTGGCGCTGCAGTGGTGGACGAGCGCCGTCGATTACCCGATGGTCATCGGCGGCAAGCCCTACTTCAGCTACCAGGCGTTCGTGCCGGTCTGCTTCGCGCTGACGATCCTCTTCTCGGCGTTCGGCACGGTCTTCGGGATGTTCTTCTTGAACAGCCTGCCGCGGTGGTTCCACCCCGTGCTGGCGCACCCCGACTTCCGTCGCGCGACCGACGACAAGTTCTTCCTCTCGATCGAGTCGACCGACCCGAAGTTCGACGCGACCCGCACCCGTGCGTTGCTCGAGCAGATCGGTGGCAAGCGCGTCGCGCTCGTGGAGTCCCCGTAA
- the nrfD gene encoding NrfD/PsrC family molybdoenzyme membrane anchor subunit — protein sequence MSQTPNTIPEALLPTSEYEEEKLVHGGLTFHDVTEVVARPTEEKTPLVWYVCLALALGVLGVFGASILWLVWAGTGIWGLQQPVGWGWAIVNFVFWVGIGHAGTLISAILFLFRQKWRTSINRFAEAMTIFAVACALTFPGIHVGRLWLAYWMFPLPNQMGMWPNFRSPLLWDVFAVGTYGTVSILFWYVGLIPDLATLRDRATTKTRALLYGIFSLGWRSSMRHWVHYERAYLILAGISTPLVLSVHTIVSFDFAVSVVPGWHTTIFPPYFVAGAIFSGFAMVVTLMVVARQVFGFKDLVTISHLEKMNKIILLTGTLVGYAYGMEFFIAWYSGNEYEAFAFVNRAFGPYAWAYWIMISCNVITPQFFWFKRMRRSIPVMFALSIFVNIGMWFERFVITMTLHRDFLPSSWGYYMPSIWDILTFIGSFGLFFTLFLLFLRFLPAIAIAEVKGVMPEADPHHGHAHHGDVRHAEHAEAH from the coding sequence GTGAGCCAGACTCCTAACACCATCCCCGAAGCGCTTCTCCCCACCTCGGAATACGAGGAGGAGAAGCTCGTCCATGGCGGGCTCACCTTCCACGACGTCACCGAGGTGGTGGCGCGTCCGACGGAAGAGAAGACGCCGCTCGTTTGGTACGTCTGCCTCGCGCTCGCGCTCGGCGTGCTCGGCGTCTTCGGCGCCAGCATCCTCTGGCTCGTGTGGGCCGGTACCGGTATCTGGGGTCTCCAGCAGCCGGTGGGCTGGGGCTGGGCGATCGTCAACTTCGTGTTCTGGGTCGGCATCGGCCACGCGGGCACGCTGATCTCGGCGATCCTCTTCCTCTTCCGGCAGAAGTGGCGCACCTCGATCAACCGCTTCGCCGAGGCGATGACCATCTTCGCGGTGGCCTGCGCCCTCACCTTCCCGGGCATCCACGTCGGCCGCCTCTGGCTCGCCTACTGGATGTTCCCGCTGCCCAACCAGATGGGCATGTGGCCGAACTTCCGTTCGCCGCTGCTCTGGGACGTCTTCGCGGTCGGCACCTACGGCACCGTCTCGATCCTCTTCTGGTACGTCGGCCTCATCCCCGATCTCGCCACCCTGCGCGATCGTGCGACGACCAAGACCCGGGCGCTGCTCTACGGGATCTTCTCCCTCGGCTGGCGCAGCTCGATGCGCCACTGGGTGCACTACGAGCGGGCCTACCTGATCCTCGCCGGCATCTCGACGCCGCTGGTGCTCTCGGTTCACACCATCGTGTCGTTCGACTTCGCGGTGTCGGTGGTCCCGGGCTGGCACACCACGATCTTCCCGCCGTACTTCGTCGCCGGCGCGATCTTCTCCGGCTTCGCCATGGTGGTGACCCTCATGGTCGTCGCCCGCCAGGTCTTCGGTTTCAAGGACCTGGTAACGATCAGCCACCTCGAGAAGATGAACAAGATCATCCTCCTGACCGGTACGCTCGTCGGCTACGCGTACGGCATGGAGTTCTTCATCGCCTGGTACAGCGGCAACGAGTACGAGGCCTTCGCCTTCGTGAACCGTGCGTTCGGCCCCTACGCCTGGGCGTACTGGATCATGATCTCGTGCAACGTGATCACGCCGCAGTTCTTCTGGTTCAAGAGGATGCGCCGGTCGATCCCGGTGATGTTCGCGCTCTCGATCTTCGTGAACATCGGCATGTGGTTCGAGCGCTTCGTGATCACGATGACGCTGCACCGCGACTTCCTGCCATCGTCGTGGGGCTACTACATGCCGTCCATCTGGGACATCCTCACGTTCATCGGCTCGTTCGGCCTCTTCTTCACGCTCTTCCTCCTCTTCCTGCGCTTCCTGCCGGCGATCGCCATCGCCGAGGTGAAGGGCGTGATGCCGGAGGCGGATCCGCACCACGGCCATGCGCACCACGGTGACGTGCGCCACGCCGAGCACGCGGAGGCTCACTGA
- a CDS encoding TAT-variant-translocated molybdopterin oxidoreductase, which produces MSQNHNENRNELLPIEENGKTYWRSLDHVAGTPEFQKLVAEEFPEGASELTDPVSRRSFMQLMGASVALAGFGTGCVRRPEEKILPYARRPEDLVPGLPQFYATTMSYGDTVTGLVVEAHEGRPTKIEGNRLHPASQGAACTFEQAAILSLYDPDRTVRVLKNGEESTFAAFDQSFDGLLGNLRSNGGRGLVIVSEASASPTFAAVRQQMEQALPQARFFEWEAISNENVLAGTRLAFGQALEPVYRIERADAIVAVDADLFGSGPFHLRYSRDWAQRRAPDAPGGMNRLYAVEPVFTVTGAAADHRLRLRASQVGPFLRALAAELQKQGVSIPTGIAQAGGEGAQAKFVQALAKDLAGKRGKSVVAVGRHQAPAVQAIAWAINDALGNVGETIRFATPASVPAVAPTEAIRAATQALQGGQVDTLVVLGGNPAYDAPADVPFAEAMKQAKNTVHLTVAPNETSALAQWVVPETHFLEEWGDALALDGTYSIVQPLVRPIWDGRSKIEFLSRIAGKQQKGYDLVRSNFLASRGGEEAWRKTLHDGVLEGSSGQFVEAQLTAGAIGPAVSRLPAPGTGVELVFLVDNKMYDGRFANNGWLQELPEPLTKLTWSNAALVSPKLAEKLGLKTGQMVKLQAGERAVEAAVWVQPGTAEETIGLALGYGRKAAGRVGTDRGFDAYQLRTSQNAWFASGVSVTPVAGEWLMAATQDHHSMEGRPLIREASIQEYEQNPYFAREMVQHPPLLALWKQHEYTGQQWGMSIDLNACVGCNGCMIACQAENNIPIVGPEQTRMGREMHWIRLDRYFAASGEAADLDDAEVLFQPMTCQQCENAPCENVCPVAATVHSKDGGLNDMVYNRCIGTRYCSNNCPYKVRRFNFFDWHTQGLDAITDVEKMKFNPDVTVRTRGVMEKCTYCVQRINAAKRDAKLSGFEKVPDGAITPACAQACPTEAIVMGDVNDPNSRVSKLKQQPRNYEVLAELNTKPRTSYLARIRNPNPELVS; this is translated from the coding sequence ATGAGCCAGAACCACAACGAGAACCGCAACGAACTCCTCCCGATCGAGGAGAACGGCAAGACCTACTGGCGTAGCCTCGATCACGTCGCCGGAACCCCCGAGTTCCAGAAGCTCGTGGCCGAAGAGTTCCCGGAAGGCGCTTCCGAGCTCACCGACCCGGTCTCGCGCCGCAGCTTCATGCAGCTGATGGGCGCCTCCGTCGCCCTCGCCGGCTTCGGCACCGGCTGCGTCCGCAGGCCCGAGGAGAAGATCCTCCCCTACGCCCGCCGCCCGGAGGACCTCGTCCCCGGCCTGCCGCAGTTCTACGCCACCACCATGTCCTACGGCGACACGGTGACCGGCCTGGTGGTCGAGGCGCACGAGGGCCGTCCCACCAAGATCGAGGGCAACCGGCTCCACCCCGCGTCGCAGGGTGCAGCGTGCACCTTCGAGCAGGCGGCGATCCTCTCGCTCTACGATCCGGACCGCACGGTCCGCGTGCTGAAGAACGGCGAGGAGAGCACCTTCGCCGCCTTCGACCAGAGCTTCGACGGCCTCCTCGGCAACCTCCGGAGCAACGGCGGCAGGGGCCTCGTGATCGTGAGCGAGGCTTCGGCGTCGCCCACCTTCGCCGCGGTCCGCCAGCAGATGGAGCAGGCGCTGCCGCAGGCCCGCTTCTTCGAGTGGGAGGCGATCTCCAACGAGAACGTCCTCGCCGGCACCCGCCTCGCCTTCGGCCAGGCCCTCGAGCCCGTCTACCGGATCGAGCGTGCCGACGCGATCGTGGCGGTGGACGCCGACCTCTTCGGCAGCGGCCCCTTCCACCTCCGCTACAGCCGCGACTGGGCCCAGCGCCGTGCGCCGGACGCACCGGGCGGCATGAACCGCCTCTACGCGGTGGAGCCGGTCTTCACCGTCACCGGCGCCGCTGCGGATCACCGCCTCCGCCTCCGTGCCTCGCAGGTCGGTCCCTTCCTCCGGGCGCTCGCAGCAGAGCTCCAGAAGCAGGGCGTCTCGATCCCCACGGGCATCGCGCAGGCAGGTGGCGAGGGTGCCCAGGCGAAGTTCGTCCAGGCCCTCGCCAAGGACCTCGCCGGCAAGCGCGGCAAGAGCGTGGTCGCCGTCGGCCGCCACCAGGCGCCCGCCGTCCAGGCGATCGCCTGGGCGATCAACGACGCCCTCGGCAACGTCGGCGAGACGATCCGCTTCGCCACGCCCGCCAGCGTTCCCGCCGTCGCCCCCACCGAGGCGATCCGCGCGGCGACCCAGGCGCTCCAGGGCGGCCAGGTCGACACCCTCGTGGTGCTCGGCGGCAACCCGGCCTACGACGCCCCCGCGGACGTCCCCTTCGCCGAGGCGATGAAGCAGGCGAAGAACACGGTGCACCTCACCGTGGCGCCGAACGAGACCTCCGCCCTCGCGCAGTGGGTGGTCCCGGAGACCCACTTCCTCGAGGAGTGGGGCGACGCCCTCGCCCTCGACGGCACCTACTCGATCGTCCAGCCGCTGGTCCGCCCGATCTGGGACGGCCGCTCGAAGATCGAATTCCTCTCCCGCATCGCCGGCAAGCAGCAGAAGGGCTACGACCTCGTTCGCAGCAACTTCCTCGCGAGCCGCGGCGGCGAGGAGGCCTGGCGCAAGACCCTGCACGACGGCGTGCTCGAGGGCTCGAGCGGCCAGTTCGTCGAGGCGCAGCTCACCGCAGGCGCCATCGGCCCCGCCGTCTCGCGCCTCCCGGCGCCGGGCACCGGCGTGGAGCTCGTCTTCCTCGTCGACAACAAGATGTACGACGGCCGCTTCGCCAACAACGGTTGGCTCCAGGAGCTGCCGGAGCCGCTGACCAAGCTGACCTGGTCCAATGCCGCGCTGGTGAGCCCGAAGCTCGCCGAGAAGCTCGGCCTCAAGACCGGCCAGATGGTGAAGCTGCAGGCTGGCGAACGCGCCGTCGAGGCAGCCGTCTGGGTGCAGCCCGGCACCGCCGAGGAGACCATCGGTCTCGCCCTGGGCTACGGCCGCAAGGCGGCGGGCCGGGTCGGCACCGACCGCGGCTTCGACGCCTACCAGCTCCGCACCAGCCAGAACGCCTGGTTCGCGAGCGGCGTGAGCGTCACCCCGGTCGCCGGCGAGTGGCTGATGGCAGCCACCCAGGACCACCACAGCATGGAGGGCCGCCCGCTCATCCGCGAGGCGTCGATCCAGGAGTACGAGCAGAACCCGTACTTCGCCCGCGAGATGGTGCAGCACCCGCCGCTCCTCGCGCTGTGGAAGCAGCACGAGTACACGGGCCAGCAGTGGGGCATGTCGATCGATCTCAACGCCTGCGTGGGCTGCAACGGCTGCATGATCGCCTGCCAGGCCGAGAACAACATCCCCATCGTCGGTCCCGAGCAGACGCGCATGGGCCGCGAGATGCACTGGATCCGTCTCGACCGCTACTTCGCCGCTTCCGGCGAGGCGGCCGACCTCGACGACGCCGAGGTGCTCTTCCAGCCGATGACCTGCCAGCAGTGCGAGAACGCGCCCTGCGAGAACGTCTGCCCCGTCGCGGCGACCGTCCACTCCAAGGACGGCGGCCTCAACGACATGGTCTACAACCGCTGCATCGGCACCCGGTACTGCTCGAACAACTGCCCGTACAAGGTCCGCCGCTTCAACTTCTTCGACTGGCACACCCAGGGGCTCGACGCGATCACCGACGTCGAGAAGATGAAGTTCAACCCGGACGTCACCGTTCGCACCCGCGGCGTGATGGAGAAGTGCACCTACTGCGTGCAGCGCATCAACGCCGCCAAGCGTGACGCGAAGCTCTCGGGCTTCGAGAAGGTGCCGGACGGCGCGATCACGCCGGCCTGCGCGCAGGCGTGCCCGACCGAGGCGATCGTCATGGGCGACGTCAACGACCCGAACAGCCGGGTCAGCAAGCTGAAGCAGCAGCCGAGGAATTACGAGGTCCTCGCGGAGCTCAATACCAAGCCCCGCACCTCGTACCTGGCCCGCATCCGCAACCCGAACCCCGAGTTGGTGTCGTGA
- a CDS encoding cytochrome c3 family protein, whose product MDSTGHRPDDRDQSPVPYVFPPWVNQIPRVIPLAAVALGIVVIGTVWFWFSPKHTEVGYAPKQPVAYSHKLHAGQLGIDCRYCHTAVEKGPHASVPPTETCMNCHTVVKYDSPKLELVRQSYQTGQPIEWTKVHNLADFAYFSHAQHVAKGVGCVECHGRVDQMEVVRVTEPLSMQWCLDCHRNPGPNLRPKDQVTNMAWTPPEGTDPVAYGNQLVEQYHVAAPVDCSGCHR is encoded by the coding sequence GTGGATTCTACCGGACACCGACCGGACGATCGCGACCAGTCCCCGGTCCCGTACGTCTTCCCGCCCTGGGTCAACCAGATCCCCCGGGTGATTCCCCTGGCAGCCGTGGCGCTCGGCATCGTGGTGATCGGAACCGTCTGGTTCTGGTTCTCGCCGAAGCACACCGAAGTCGGCTACGCGCCGAAGCAGCCGGTGGCCTATAGCCACAAACTTCACGCAGGCCAGCTCGGAATCGACTGCCGCTACTGCCACACCGCGGTCGAGAAGGGTCCGCACGCGAGCGTGCCGCCCACCGAGACCTGCATGAACTGCCACACGGTGGTGAAGTACGACTCGCCGAAGCTCGAGCTCGTGCGGCAGAGCTACCAGACTGGGCAGCCGATCGAGTGGACCAAGGTCCACAACCTCGCCGACTTCGCCTACTTCAGCCACGCGCAGCACGTGGCCAAGGGCGTGGGTTGCGTGGAGTGCCACGGCCGCGTCGACCAGATGGAGGTCGTCCGCGTCACCGAGCCGCTCTCCATGCAGTGGTGCCTCGACTGCCACCGCAATCCCGGCCCGAACCTCCGCCCGAAGGACCAGGTCACCAACATGGCCTGGACCCCGCCCGAGGGCACGGACCCTGTCGCCTACGGCAACCAGCTCGTGGAGCAGTACCACGTCGCCGCGCCGGTCGACTGCTCGGGGTGCCACCGATGA